CAGTTCCTGCATTTTCAGGTACATCTTGAATTTCAGCAATCAAGGTTGAGCCCTCACTTTCATTTGAAATATAAATTTCTAAACTTTTCAAAAAGAAAAAATCCCTATCGTTTGGGCTAGTTATTGTTAGCTTCAGCTCGCTTAAGTTCACATTTTCCACTAAATCTGCACGAGTATTATTATTCTCAAAACTTTGTTGAGAAGAAGTGCTTACATCTGGAGTTCCTAGATCAATTGGCAGGTTTACTCCTGAAGAAGAAGGAACTGTAAACTCAGCGGAATTAGTAATAGTAAAGGTGGTGATTTTATCAATACTGTCTTGAATATCACAACCACTAAAAAATAAAGCTGCAACAATTAAAATTGAAAAAATAATCTTCATGAAATAATACATTTGGTTTACTTCTACCTACGGAAGATTAGTGAAATTGGATATAATGTCTCCATTTTTCTAAGACCTCAATAAAATCTGGAGGTAATTCAGAATCAAAGTTAACGGTCTTGTTTTGCGATGGATGATTAAAACCTAAGGATTTGGCGTGTAGAGCCTGTCTTGGAATTATTTTAAAGCAATTATCCACAAATGACTTGTACTTGGAAAACTGAGTTCCTTTTAAAATTCTGTCACCACCATAAGTAGCATCATTAAACAAAGGATGTCCAATATACTTCATATGGGCTCGAATTTGATGGGTACGACCAGTTTCTAAATTACATTGAATAAGCGTTACATATCTTAATCTTTCCAAAACTTTGTAATGCGTGATAGCCGTTCTGCCAAAATCACCATCAGGAAATGCGTCAGTAATTCTCCTGTCCTTGAAGCTTCTGCCCAAGTTTACATCGATTGTACCTTCATTCTCTTCCACATCACCCCAAACTAAGGCGTAATAGGTTCTTTCAATGCTATGGTCAAAAAATTGTTTTGCCAAATGCGTCATGGATTTTTCATTTTTGGCTATCACCAAAAGCCCTGAAGTATCCTTGTCTATTCGATGAACCAAGCCTGGTCTGCCATCATTCCCTTCCATTTCTGGTAAATTTTGAAAATGGTAAGCTAAAGCATTGACTAAAGTTCCTTCCCAATTTTGATGGGCAGGATGTACCACCATGCCAGCTTCTTTGTTTACAATTAAAAAATCGGGATCTTCAAAAATTATATTTAGTGGAATGTTTTCAGGTTTTACATCCGTGTCTCTAGGAGGCTCAGGTAGGGCAATCCGAATAATATCATTGGGGTGCACTTTGTAATTCGGTTTAATGGTCTCCCCATTTACCTGCACAAAACCATCTTTAATAGCTTTTTGCACCTTATTGCGGGTCACATTTGGGAGCCTGTCCATTAAGAATTTATCTATTCTCAACAGATCCTGCTTGGGATCAACTGTAATTTGATGATGTTCAAACAATCCATCATCTTCTTGTTCGTTTTGTGCTATATCTTCTTGCATAATTTCCTTAAGCCTACAAAGTTAATAAAAAGATAGTGTGAACGAACATATCATTTATTTTGATGGAAGATTAAAAAGTGAGATATTTATTGTGGTGTATGATTATAAAATGATGTTAAAATATATTGTAAGTATATTTTTATTGCTTTCAACGGTAGTTTGTCAGGCACAATCTATTTGGGATAAATTAAATAAAAATCCATTTAAAACATCTCAGGTCTATTTTGGAGTTCGGTCAGGTGCGAATTACAATATGGTAAATGTTATTAATCGCTATTCATTGATTAAGCCTACCACAAGCTTAGATGAAGGTCTCTACGATAAAGAATATAAAGATGTAGAAAATATTGGAGTTCTTTATGGGCTGACCTTTATGTATCAATTTGACCAGCGACTAGTTTTGGGTGCAAATGCGTCAGTAAATCAAATTCGGTTTCAATACACCCAGTCGCAACCTGGTTCAACAAGAAGTGTAAATTTCATCCATAATCATGATCTTAATTATTTGGATGTACCTGTTTTTTTTAGGTTTATGTTCCGAAGAGTCAACAGCCGTTTTTGGGATAAACAGAATAGAAAACCAACAGTTCCGCCTATTATACCCTTTGTACAAGTGGGCTTAAATTTTTCCGTGTTAATTAATGCCGACAAAGAATATTCTAAATTCACCACTCAAGATGGTATAGAAAGTCAAGAATTTAATAAAAACGAAGATATAAAATCTATTATGTCTCCTTTTACTGCTGGAGCTTTCCTAGGAGGGGGTGCAAGGTTTAGAGTGAGTACTTTTTATATTACTGCCGAAGCAAATTTCAGGCAGGGCTTGAGCAATGCAAATAATCAAAATGCACGATATGCTAATGATAATCTTCAAAATGAAGCTTATGATGTGATGGACGATTTTAGTTTTCAGTCTGTAGAAGCCTTAATAGGAATCATATTTCCATTGAAATACTTGAATAAGAAAGAATTTATGCCAGTTGAGATATGAAAAGGATCAGTATCATCATATCAGCTTTTATTTTACTTGCCGCTTGCGATGATGATGTAATCGAATTTACCCCAACGGAAAAGTTTAACAGCATTTTTGATAGTCCCAAAGAAGGGTCAGATTATAATCCTCTAGATGTAATTGAAA
This is a stretch of genomic DNA from Marivirga harenae. It encodes these proteins:
- a CDS encoding outer membrane beta-barrel protein gives rise to the protein MNEHIIYFDGRLKSEIFIVVYDYKMMLKYIVSIFLLLSTVVCQAQSIWDKLNKNPFKTSQVYFGVRSGANYNMVNVINRYSLIKPTTSLDEGLYDKEYKDVENIGVLYGLTFMYQFDQRLVLGANASVNQIRFQYTQSQPGSTRSVNFIHNHDLNYLDVPVFFRFMFRRVNSRFWDKQNRKPTVPPIIPFVQVGLNFSVLINADKEYSKFTTQDGIESQEFNKNEDIKSIMSPFTAGAFLGGGARFRVSTFYITAEANFRQGLSNANNQNARYANDNLQNEAYDVMDDFSFQSVEALIGIIFPLKYLNKKEFMPVEI
- a CDS encoding RluA family pseudouridine synthase, producing the protein MQEDIAQNEQEDDGLFEHHQITVDPKQDLLRIDKFLMDRLPNVTRNKVQKAIKDGFVQVNGETIKPNYKVHPNDIIRIALPEPPRDTDVKPENIPLNIIFEDPDFLIVNKEAGMVVHPAHQNWEGTLVNALAYHFQNLPEMEGNDGRPGLVHRIDKDTSGLLVIAKNEKSMTHLAKQFFDHSIERTYYALVWGDVEENEGTIDVNLGRSFKDRRITDAFPDGDFGRTAITHYKVLERLRYVTLIQCNLETGRTHQIRAHMKYIGHPLFNDATYGGDRILKGTQFSKYKSFVDNCFKIIPRQALHAKSLGFNHPSQNKTVNFDSELPPDFIEVLEKWRHYIQFH